From the genome of Deltaproteobacteria bacterium IMCC39524:
TCGCGTTGTGCAGACACCCACATTTCACCGCCATCAGGCATGGCATCCATTGCATTTGTAAGCAGATTCAGAATCGCCTGTTTCAGCCGATCTCTGTCCATATTCGGGTGGTGCAGTTCCTCCGGGATCGCCTCATGCAGGACAACCTTCTGCTTCTGGAATTGCTTGCTCACCAAAAAAAGCGTATCGCGCAGAATCGCAGACAGATCTCCCGGGGCCAACCGGGTGTCAGGCAAGGAGGCAAAATTCAAAAGCTCATTCACAAGACCTTCCAGACGTTCTATCTCCTGCAAGGCGCGTTGGATCAAACGTTGATCGTCCGGGCTTGAGAGCATGCGGTCGTGCAACTCATCAAGCAAAAGACTGATGCCAGTCAAAGGATTACGTACTTCGTGAGCGATACCTGCTGAAAGACGGCCCAGGGAAGCAAGCCTCTCAAAACGTGCCATTTGCTGGCGGAGACTCACTCGTTCGGTCAAATCCTCCATAGTCAGGATACGACCATCTTCACTGCCTGAAGAGAGAGGATGAAGCGCCAGCCGGTAGGTAAGAGAGCGGCCGTTCTTTTCCAGTGAAACGTATTCACTCCAGCGGTCAACATTCATATTCGCGGAGACGGATCGATAGATTTCCGGAAGACCATGTAGCGCCTTCGCAAGTGGGATGTCACCGCCCGACTCATCTTCTATATTCAATATTGTGCGTGCCACGCCATTGAGCGAAGTGACCTGCTCGTCATTGTCCAGAGTAAGGATTCCGACCGCAACATTCTCAACGATCGTCTGTTTGAAGTCCCTCTCCCGCTTCATCTCCTTGCGGGAACGACGCAGAACAGCCAGCGTCTTTAGTAAACGTTCCCGTCGTTCATAGAGCTGCCGGGCCATGGTGTTGAAGGCTGTTGCCAGATCAGCGACCTCGACCGGGCTGGAGACATCGACCTGGGTGCCAAGCTTTCCTCTTGCCATCTCTTTGGTCCCTGAAATTAACGTCGAAAGAGGACCGGTGATGTTATGCGAGAGACGAAAAGCGACAAAAACAACCAACAGAGCCGTAACACCGATCATGACCCAGGCCCCGGTCAGGAAGGCCTGGTAGAGAAGGCGAATATTCTCTGCAGCTGACTCGGCCATACTATGGAACTGCTTTACTTCTGCACCAATCGTTATGCCGCCAAAGACACCAGTCTCAGCATAGGGTCCTGAATCGAAAAAAATCGGCGCAAAAGCCATAATCTTACGTGAGCCACCAACGTTGGTAACATCAAGGACTCCGGAGCGCCCACCAAGCACCGACTGGTGGACTTCCGGGTAGTTGGGGTGGATGAAGCTCGCTTCTCGCAGGTTATAAGGGATGTTCCCGCTGGCGATCGATTCCGGGCTGGAACTCTTGGAGTAAGGCGGGACCAGGTGACCCTCCTTGTCCAGGCCCCTGATATCCCAGAACTTGGGATGGGTAATAATCCAGCCTTCATTGTCGAACATAAACGCATAGTTGCCGCTCTGGTACGAAGGGAAAACCACATACCTTTCATCGGTCGGCGTAATATGCTGAGTGAACTCCATCAGGTGCCGGTGATCCAGAGACAGGACGACGACACCCTGTAGCTCTCCTTTATCAGAGAATACCGGGCGGGCGAAACGTACTACGCCTTCATAACGGGCACCTTCAATCGCCTCCCCGGGGTTCTCCGCTTCACCGAGCTGGTCCTGCTTGCTGACATGCCAACCGGTGAGATGGGAGACATAAACCCTCCCCTCGGGGAGATCCTTGGCTGCGCTAAAGTAGGTCTCGGTGAGATAGGTCGTATTCGCAGGCTTGGAAACATCACGGAGATCATCAGACAATAAACCATCAATAACCCGCAATCGTTCCACACCATCAGGGCCGATGAAAGCGAGTTCCTTGTAGAGTCGCGCAGAGAGTCTTTCCTCACGGGGATTTTCGTTGGTACCGGAACGGAACCAGATGAGACGACGGTGATTCTGACTGAACCAGAGGTAACTGGCACTGTCTGCCGGGAGTTGAGACAGCGCACCCAGATCACTCTCGATTCTACGCAAAAAGGTACGCACCTCATCAGCCACCATGACAGCTCGCAACTCAAGCGTTTCAGCGGCCTGCTCATCGAGCGCGCTGATGGCGCTGGCCCGAAGCATCTGTTCAACTGTGTCCAGGCTCTGCCCGGCAAAGGTGGCCAGGAGCACAAGAGGCAGCAAGGTCAACCCGCAAAAGACGTAGAGGACTTTTTTATGAAAAGACAAACGAGGCATTAGGGGAGTATAACACGGGGGTCCAATCGTTCGTGAGCCCGTTTGACAAGCACGCGGGAAATCAGTTCAGTGAACGAGAAGGGAAATGCATCTGTCTGGAGTGAATTGCGAGTGGCAACAGGTCCTGATGCTTAAGGAGCACTTC
Proteins encoded in this window:
- a CDS encoding ATP-binding protein, which translates into the protein MPRLSFHKKVLYVFCGLTLLPLVLLATFAGQSLDTVEQMLRASAISALDEQAAETLELRAVMVADEVRTFLRRIESDLGALSQLPADSASYLWFSQNHRRLIWFRSGTNENPREERLSARLYKELAFIGPDGVERLRVIDGLLSDDLRDVSKPANTTYLTETYFSAAKDLPEGRVYVSHLTGWHVSKQDQLGEAENPGEAIEGARYEGVVRFARPVFSDKGELQGVVVLSLDHRHLMEFTQHITPTDERYVVFPSYQSGNYAFMFDNEGWIITHPKFWDIRGLDKEGHLVPPYSKSSSPESIASGNIPYNLREASFIHPNYPEVHQSVLGGRSGVLDVTNVGGSRKIMAFAPIFFDSGPYAETGVFGGITIGAEVKQFHSMAESAAENIRLLYQAFLTGAWVMIGVTALLVVFVAFRLSHNITGPLSTLISGTKEMARGKLGTQVDVSSPVEVADLATAFNTMARQLYERRERLLKTLAVLRRSRKEMKRERDFKQTIVENVAVGILTLDNDEQVTSLNGVARTILNIEDESGGDIPLAKALHGLPEIYRSVSANMNVDRWSEYVSLEKNGRSLTYRLALHPLSSGSEDGRILTMEDLTERVSLRQQMARFERLASLGRLSAGIAHEVRNPLTGISLLLDELHDRMLSSPDDQRLIQRALQEIERLEGLVNELLNFASLPDTRLAPGDLSAILRDTLFLVSKQFQKQKVVLHEAIPEELHHPNMDRDRLKQAILNLLTNAMDAMPDGGEMWVSAQREDKGLSMTIRDSGQGVPADRLSLIFEPFYTTKGEGTGLGLSITHTIIASHGGRVEVDSHEGEGTEFRIFLPDSGQN